One Triticum dicoccoides isolate Atlit2015 ecotype Zavitan chromosome 3B, WEW_v2.0, whole genome shotgun sequence genomic window, gggtgcaatagcaacgatctcatttttaacataaggaaccatagcagattcgtcttcataaatattggcttcatggccacaagaatagcaagcatcatgttcatcaagggatatttcaatcaaatcatcagaatcatcattatctatagattcatgcatatcattattttcttccaaagcaacaatcattctttcaataaattcttggacatagacattatgagcaaggttttcattgcaatatttaagtatgacgaaATTTTCAGgtttgttgagagtaaaatcatacttttcaatcaaagaagcaacttcatgagcacccttaaaaacgacaaattcttcaatttgttcgatatcatagtaactataaacaccctttgcataagaagataagatttcattatcattgaactcacataggtagggaaggtgttttttagggttcttagagcaacaagtaaaatcacacatttcacaaagattccaagcatagcatagcaaactatttatatgataccgtaagagtctccctttttctgataaacgatgacgcacaaaatgagcatgctcatctaaagatttcccatcaactaggctagttggggtttgagcacgagcgcataaggattgaagatgatccaagtagaacactttaagtggatccatatcaatagatttttagcaagcaaaaatgcaagcatatagaaggcacaaggaaacacaaacaaagatacatgcaggaagaaggcgaacgaaaaagagagggcgaataaaacggcaagggtgaagtggggagaggaaaacgagaggcaaataatgtaatgcgagagatagggattgtgatgggtacttggtatggttgacttgcttgcgtgagcctccccggcaacggcgccagaaattcttcttgctacctcttgagcactgcgttggttttccccgaagaggagaggatgatgcagtaaagtagcgtaagtatttccctcagtttttgagaaccaaggtatcaatccagtaggagaccacgcacaagtccctcgtacctacacaaaacgatagctactcgcaaccaacgtgattaggggttgtcaatcccttcacggtcacttacgagggcgagatctgatagagatgataaataatatttttggtatttttgatatatagatgcaaagtggaaagtaaaaggaaaagtaaaaacaaagcaaataataaagtgatagagattgatatgatgagaatagacccgggggccataggtttcactagtggcttgtctcaagagcataagtattctacggtgggtgaacaaattactgttgagcaatttacaaaattgagcatagttatgagtatatctaggtaatgatcatgtatataggcatcacgtccgagacaagtagatcgaaacgattctgcatctactactattagtccactcatcgaccgctatccagcatgcatctagagtattaagttaaaaacagagtaacaccttaagcaagatgacatgatgtagagggataaattcatgcaatatgataaaaaccccatcttgttatcctcgatggcaacaatacaatacgtgccttgcaaccctttctgtcactgggtaaggacaccgcaagattgaacccaaagctaagcacttctcccattgcaagaactaccaatctagttggccaaaccaaacggataattcgaagagacttgcaaagataactcaatcatacataaaagaattcagagaagattcaaatattattcatagataagctggatcataaacccacaattcatcgatctcaacaaacacaccgcaaaaagaagattacattgaatagatctccacaagagagaagaagccatctagctactagctatggacccgaaggtttgaagtaaactactcacacttcatcgaagaggctagcatgttgatgtagaagccctccatggtggatgccccttccggcggagctccggaacaggccccaagatgggatctcgtggatacagaaagttgcggcggtggaattaggtttttggctctgtatctgatctttcgggggtacgtaggtatatataggaggaatgagtacgtcggtggagcaacagggggcccatgaggtaggggggcgcgcccagggggggcgccttccaccctcgtgaccgcctctggcacttcttggagtagggtccaagtctcctggatcacattcggtgagaaaatcacgttcccgaaggtttcattccgtttggactccgtttgatatttcgttccttcgaaacactgaaataggtaaaaaacagcaattctgggctgggcctccggttaataggttagtcccaaaaataatataaaagtggaaaataaagcccaatatagtccaaaacagtagataaagtagcatggagcaatcaaaaattatagatacgttggagacgtatcacggacgCGACATGGAAACTGCCACCCATGGAGCCCAGATTGTGGGtagcgtcagcggggccaccaaaACCTGTAAAAGAGAGGCTTTCGGTTCGGCAATCAGCTTTTGACCGCTTGACCATGCCAGCTGGGCCAACGGAAGGATCAGGCAAGGATTGAGGGTTCTGGTGGGGCTTGCCTTGAGAGGGAACGGATTGGTCAGGATGTGAGGGCCCACCCACGCAGCCCCACCGTCCTGCAGAGAGTGGAGGTGTCGGTTCCTCCTCGTGTCTCCACCTTGCGCCGAGAAGAGATCCACACGGCGCACACGACCCCATCTGGTGGGAGGGATCAACCGTTGCTGGACACGGCTGGCTCCAGGTTGGTGGAGGCTGTGGAGCCCACTCTGGCGCTGCAGACTGTCGAGTCCGCGCCAATGCGACAAGCCGTGGCTGGCGACAAACCGATAGTGAGGGGATTCATGATCGAGGGGGGCCACCACTTCCGGACAGGGACTTGCATGCCTTGGATCCGGTGCCTGTCCCACCCAGCCATCCTGTGCCGGGCCATCATTACGAGACCGATGCGGAGCCCGAGGTACTGGTGCAAGATAATGGGCCAATCATCGCTGACAGGATCCATGCAACTCCTATTCACATGGATGTGACTACGTACCAGCCATGCACCAATATAAATGCGACTGATTGCGCCATGCAAGGAGAGCTGGTTACCACGGAGATTCTAGAGCCGGCAAGGAGGATTCCACAGCCCTGGAGGGGATGACGCCCCCGGAAGCCATTGCGTACACTAAGCTCAAGGCGTTTTGCGTGAAAATTGTCAAGAAGTTGGCACCACCCCTTCTAAAGGAGGTACATGCATCCATGCTACGGCTCAATGCAGAGCCTTTCACCCCAAGGCGCACTACCAGAGCGGTGAAATGGGCAGGGGGATCAAGCTCGGCGAAGTCCACTCCTGCAGAAAGTGTCCTGCTGCATGCACTGGGATTTGCGCCACATGATCTTTAGGTTGATGAGCAAATGGTGGAGGATCTCAAGGGGCTGTTCGACTCACCGCTCAAAGAGAAACACATCCGAGTCATTGCCTCGCTCTTTGGGAAGTCAATGCCAACCGGGGGAAATATTGGCAGCTCAAGGATCATGGGAGTCCACTAGTGCCGCGTCATGTCGCGAGTGTGGTGTTGATAGATCATCCATGGATCTTAGCCCATCGATTCTGTGTTCGAACGTGAGAGGGTTAAACAACCTAGCAAAGAGAGATGCGGTGAGGGCCTTTGTTGCCACATTGAGAGTTAATGTAGCTTGCCTCCAAGAGACTAAAATGGATGTCATTGATCTTTACACCGTGTTGCAATGCCTTGGGCCGTCCTTTGATGGTTTTGCTTTCTTGCCAGCTGATGAGACCAGAGGAGGAATTATCATTGCTTGGGATTCGACCAGCATTAACATCGATCATCTTCACTCGAATACTGATTTCATCTCGGGACAAGTTCACACCAAATTTCATCTCGGGACAAGTTCACACCAAACAGCTTCATGGTGGATCTCGGTGGTTTATTGCCCGCAAGGCAATACACAAAAACGGCGTTCTTGGAGGAGCTTCATGCCACGCGTATGCTTTGGCCGGGGCGATGGATGATCCTAGGAGACTTTAACATGATCTTACGCGCCTCCAAAAAGAGCAACACCAACCTCAATAGGAGCATGATGAACAAGTTCCATAGTTTCGTCGATAACAACGAACTTAAAGAGGTGTACATGCACGGAAGAAGGTTTACTTGGTCAAATGAGAGAGAAGCTCCCACCCTAACAAAGATCAATCGGGTTCTGGTTTCTGTCGACTGGGATTTGGAGTATCCGGATTGCCTTCTGCAAGCACTATCTTCGGGAGTTTCTGATCATGCACCGCTTCACCTGAGCACGGGGACATTCTGCTGTCCCAAGAAGAGATTTCGGTTCGAAACTTATTGGGAAAAACTTGAAGGGTTCGACGAGGCGATCAGAGATGCTTGGGTATGCAGTGACTCGATTGTGGATCCTTTCAAGAGACTTGACGATCTCTTCAGGAATGCTGTTGAATCTTTACATGCATGGGGACAGAGAACAACGAGAAACATCAAGCTACTTATGGAAGTGACCACCTTTGTGATTTGCAAATTCAACATGGTGCAAGAGGACCACATCCTCATGGACCAGGAGCTCTGGCTGCGACGTACTCTTAAGCTTGCTCTTTTGGGCATGGCCTCTCTTGAGCGGACCATCGAGTGCCGACGATCGAGAATGAGATGGATTAAGGAAGGAGACGCAAACACGAAGCTGTTCCAAGCATTCGCCAATGGGAGGAGAGCAAAGAACTTCATCCCGCGAATCAAGGTTGGTGATAATGTGCACACTGATTCAAGCTGACATTGAGGCGGCTTTCTCCTCTTCCTTTGAGGAACTTCTGGCAAAGATCAGGCACGCGAATTCACCCTTGATCTGGACGCCCTCAGAATGCAATCTACTGATCTTCACGAGCTTGAAGATATATTcactgaggatgaagtttggcaggTGATCAAGGAGTTGCCCCCGGACCCGGCGCCAGGCCCGGACGACTTCATTGGAGCTTTTTATCAACGTGCATGGCCTATCATCAAGGGAGATATTATGGCGGGCATCATGAAGCTGTACGTGGGAGATGGCCGTGGATTCACGAAACTTAACAGGGCTTTGATGGTCCTCATCCCCAAGCGTAGTGATGCAGAGGAGGTGGGTGATTACTGCCCGATCAGCTTACCCCACAGCTTCGGCAAACTTTTCTCCAAGATGATGTCCAACAGAGTGAGAAGGAGACTGCCCGAGCTTGTCAACGCGAACCAGTCTCCTTTCATCTGCGAGAGAAGCTTACATGACAATTTCCTCTTGGTTAGGCAAGTGGCAAGGAAGATGCATGCTCGCAAGATGCCGGCCATGTTCCTGAAGCTTGACATCTCGCGCGCGTTCGACACCCTCTCGTGGCCATTCCTGTTCGAGGTTTTGAGAGCCAAGGGCTTCAGCAAcaactttagaaaatgggttgcgaTTCTGCTGCAGACGGCGTCTACTTGAGTCATTGTGAATGGGAATCAAGGAAGGAGGTTTGATCACGCACACGGTCTGCGTCAGGGAGATTCCAGCTCCCCACTCCTCTTTGTCATGGCGATGGATGCCCTTTCGACCCTTATTTGCAGGGCATCCGCAGCGGGTGTTTTCTCCTCCTTCAACGGCGTGCTGGAAAACCAAAGGCTCTCTTTATTTGCTGACGATGTTGCACTTTTTTCGCCCCACGGAGCCCGATCTCCACTGCATTAGAGGGTGCTACATGTCTTCGGCCATGCTTTCGGTCTTTGAGTGAACTATCGCAAAACCTCTGCAACACTAATTCAAGGGCAGCAAGGAGATTCAGAGAGAGTGCAACAATTCCTCAACTGTCAAATGGGAGAGTTCCCTTGCAAGTATCTAGGGCTGCAACTCAGCAtacacaaactcaccaaagtgcaaTGGCAGCCCATGCTTGATCAGGTCAAGCACTTCATTCCGGCTTGGCAACGCAGCCTGATTCAGAGACCAGGGAGATTAGTGCTTATCAACAGCGTCATCACGGTGCGACCCATCCACCATCTGCTTGTCATGAAAGCGCCACCATGGGTGCTCGAAGAAGTGGACAAATGGATGAGAGCTTTCTTGTTGGCTGGGAAAGATGTAGTAAATGGCGGGTAGTGCTTGGTGGCCTGGCACACCATCTGCAGACCAACATGCTTTGGAGGTCTGGGAGTCAAGAACTTAAAGATTCAAGGTTTGCCCATGCGTGTCCGATGGGGGTGGCTTAGAAGGACAGACCCGTCCCGCCCTTGGCAAGGGATGCGTCTCATGGTGGACAAGGAGGCAAAGGCAGTTTTTGATAGCATGGTTCTCATCAGAGTTGGAGAGGGAAGCAAGGTCCTATTCTGGATAGACAGATGGATACACGGTTTCGCCGCCAAGGACATCGCCCCTTTGATTGCCGGAATGGTCGACAAACAAGCCAAGGGAAAGAGAATGGTACAGCAGGCGCTGCTCGAGGGATCATGGATTCAAGACATCACGGGAGAGCTCACATTCACAGCACATTTGCAACTCATACATCTGCAGCAGGCCGTGGCAACGATCGCAAGGAATGATTTGGAGGATGATGTCTTCAGTTGGCCCTGGAGTGCAGCGGGATCCTATAGCGCAAAATCCACTTACAAGATGCTTTGCCAGGGTATGACTTGGTTTGCCGCTGCTCAATGCATCTGGAGTAGTTGGGCGCCACTCAAGTGCAAAATCTTCGCTTGGCTTGCCTCCCAGTACCAGCTTTGGACTTCAGACCGAAGAGCGAGACATGGATTACAGGAGACAACTTCGGCATGCTACACTTGCTGTCAAGAAGAGGACACAATGGATCATATCCTAGCTTGATGCGTTTATGCGAGGCAAGTCTGGAGTCGCTGGTTCCAGTTCCTGCAAATCAACATTCAAACTCCAATCCCCGAAGACACATTCATGGAGTGGTGGGACAAGACACGTAAATCCTTTCAAGGCAAGGTCAAGAGAGGTTTCGACCCATtcgtcatcgtgaccgcgtggcatcTATGGAAGCAAAGGAACGCAAGAGTGTTCAACCGGAATGATCAAGTTCGTTCGGACACAAGCCTAGTTCAACTAATACATGAGGAGATCAAACTCTGGAAGAAGGCGGGTATAGGAGTTGAGGGGCTAGATAGATTTGTGAGAgagtagtttttttgttttttcttgtaGCCGGAGCTCCCGTGTAGGCATTCTCGTCTAGCACGGATTATTGTAAACATTATTTCTTTCTTCTATAAAAATACGGTACGCCATTGACGTACTCTCAAAAAAAAAGGACCTACACCGGCATGGACTTGGCCGGGACTGTGCACCCGGTACGCCGCCGGCCAGACCTTGATGTTCCCGCTGCAGGCTGCATATGGGCGTCGACGTCGGGGCCGCGACTACGTCCATCGTTGTCGCTGCATATGCAAATCTATGCATGCATGTAAGCTTCAAAATTTAATCTCATGTTACTCACTCCATTTTTAAATATAAGTCATTTTTAAATATTTCAATAAAGactacatacacatgtatataaacatactccattcgttcctaaatattttgtctttctagagattttaaatggactaccacatacggatgtatatagatatattttaaagtgttgattcactcattttgcttcgtatgtagtcacttgttgaaatctctagaaagacaaatatttagaaatgaaGGGAGTATTTTAGaaagtagattcactcattttgcttcgtattagTCCGCACTAGAATCTGCAAAAAAAGACTACCCTAGATCAAAGTGGTCATACAAGAACACCCAACACACGCGCTTACATGCATGCATAGAATCGATCTTCTTTCCTTTCACTTTTTCACAATCTAAATCAGCTACGCGTGTGTGTATGCTTGAGTCGTCTAAGTATATGCAAGTTAAGCATCTGCTCGATCTGTGTATGCGCGCCCAGACTCATTTCGGTTCTGCAGGCCTAGAGCTCACCACCTACCGCCAGCCGCCGTCTGCGAGAAGAAGAAGGACGCCGGCGTGGACTTGGCCGGGCTGAGCACCCGGTACCCCGCAGGCCGGACCTTGATGTTCCCGCTGCCGCCGCGCTGTAGGCCGCAAATCGGCGTCGTCGGCGCCGAGGCGacctcgccgtcgtcgtcatcgtgGACGTCGTGGTCCATGTGCCAGAGCACGTCGAGGAAGGCGTCGACGGAGCAGGGCAGCGTGAGGGGCCCCTGCGCCGCGTAGCCGTACTCCTGCTCGGCGTCGTCGAGGAGGCGGCGGAAGAGCGGgtggtcacttgttgaaatctctgcgCGCCTAGAGCTCACCTCCTACCGCCAGCCGCCGTctgcgagaagaagaaggaagccGGCGTGGACTTGGCCGGGCTGAGCACCCGGTACCCCGCCGGCCGGACCTTGATGTTCCCGCTGCCGGCGCGCTGCAGGCCGCATATGGGCGTCGACGGGGCCACGGCGGCCTCGCCATCGTCGTCGTCCTGGACGTCGTGGTCCATGTGCCAGAGCACGTCGAGGAAGGCGTCGACGGAGCAGGGCAGCGCGAGCGGCCCCTGCGCCGCGTAGCCGTACTCCTGCTCTGCGTCGTCGAGGAGGCGGCGGAAGAGCGGGTGGTTGGCGCGGTCGGCGCGCACCACGAACCGCTCCCGCTCCGGGCCCACGTACACCGAGAAGCACCccggcgccaccgccgccgacgacttgCCGCCGCTGTTCAGCCCGGACCTGCACCGCTCCAGGGTCCTCGACACCAGGCTCTTCCTTGCTCCCTTGCTCGCCGCCATGCCGCTGGTGGACGTCGACCGAGTCGAGACGGTGAGCGGATGCGCCGGCCGGATTGTAAGCAAGATGGCATGcatgagagagggggccggccgcgTTGTGTGTATATATATGGGTACAAGGCTACAAGCCAAGCAAAAGGTAGGTGTAGCAGCTAGCGGCTAGCTGAAGACGGAGGGCGACATGGCGTGCGGTGTGACATGGTGGGCTAGCCCCATTAGTTGACCTGAAGCGAGGGCATGCATTGACTTATGACTCGTCGCGAGCAGCAGCGCAGGGTCATATGGTGCAGGACGATCGAGGAGGAAGGCAAAGGGGGAGATGTACTCCTACACTCTAAGTAATATAATTAGGGTAATTAACAACTGACTTAGGGCCGGCTAATTAACTAAGTGGTTAGCAATAGATACTCAGCTAGTACTATATGAGTAGTACTGGCCCTGCATGTGCATCGACGGAGAAAAGGAAGCTAATCGGCTGTGGAAAAGCTAATCGGGAAAGGTACGTGGTGTGGCTACTTAATCCGGGTGGGATGTAGTAGTATTATCAAATGGGCAATAATTGTCTTAGTTTAGTGGTCGACGCCATGGTCAACGCCGCCCGAATGTGATGTGGAAGAAGCACTGCATCTGCATCGCTAGGCTTTGCTATGGCTACACACAGTGGCGGAGCTACATGCAGTCCTGGGGTGGCCACTGCCCCCCAGCCCTGGCCTAATCACTGAAGGAATTTTTTTATTGAAGGGTTAAATTAAGGAAAGTTTAGCCATTTGGCCCCCTCAAATATGTGTATTTCTTGTTTGGCCCCCCCGAGATCTtttgctagctccgccactggctaCACATATGCACCAACTGACAAATCTCTTCTGAGAAAAGATCTCTATATTTCGGTGACGATTACTTAATTACGAGTATATTCCACTTTCAACTCACGTGTTGTGGCTTTGTGATATGTTTTTTTAACACATTTCAAAAATCTTGTCAGATTTTTGCACCGTAGTAGTGCTCTTGTAACATCTATTTTCACATACTTTTGTTTTCGGAAACACTAAATCAATTTTTTAGGCATGACAAATCTGATGTTTTTCATGGCAATTTATATTGGCGCGGTGACGGGAAATTTGGTTTGCAAGCATGCAATTTTCTAACAGAAAAATAACTGAGACAGATTTACCATGCTCGTC contains:
- the LOC119278213 gene encoding auxin-responsive protein SAUR71-like, yielding MAASKGARKSLVSRTLERCRSGLNSGGKSSAAVAPGCFSVYVGPERERFVVRADRANHPLFRRLLDDAEQEYGYAAQGPLALPCSVDAFLDVLWHMDHDVQDDDDGEAAVAPSTPICGLQRAGSGNIKVRPAGYRVLSPAKSTPASFFFSQTAAGGRR